One Pseudomonas brassicacearum genomic region harbors:
- a CDS encoding ABC transporter permease, with amino-acid sequence MFPESFTFSIADWVNGWVDSLVTNYGDVFRHISDTLLWAIVNLEGLLRMAPWWLMLAIVGGIAWHATRKVVATAVIVGLLFLVGAVGLWDKLMQTLALMLVATLISVLIGIPLGILSARSNRLRSVLMPLLDIMQTMPSFVYLIPVLMLFGLGKVPAIFATVIYAAPPLIRLTDLGIRQVDGEVMEAINAFGANRWQQLFGVQLPLALPSIMAGINQTTMMALSMVVIASMIGARGLGEDVLVGIQTLNVGRGLEAGLAIVILAVVIDRITQAYGRPRHEVSK; translated from the coding sequence ATGTTTCCCGAAAGCTTTACCTTCTCCATCGCCGATTGGGTCAACGGTTGGGTCGACTCCCTGGTGACCAACTATGGCGATGTGTTCCGGCACATCTCCGACACCCTGCTGTGGGCCATCGTCAACCTCGAAGGCCTGCTGCGCATGGCGCCTTGGTGGCTGATGCTGGCCATCGTCGGCGGTATTGCCTGGCACGCCACCCGCAAGGTCGTGGCCACGGCAGTCATCGTCGGCCTGTTGTTCCTGGTGGGTGCGGTAGGCCTGTGGGACAAACTGATGCAGACCCTCGCGCTGATGCTGGTGGCGACGCTGATCTCGGTGTTGATCGGCATTCCCCTGGGCATCCTCTCGGCGCGCAGCAATCGCCTGCGTTCGGTGCTGATGCCATTGCTGGACATCATGCAGACCATGCCGAGCTTCGTGTACCTGATTCCGGTGTTGATGTTGTTCGGCCTGGGTAAGGTCCCGGCGATTTTCGCCACGGTGATCTACGCCGCGCCGCCGTTGATTCGCTTGACCGACCTGGGGATTCGCCAGGTCGACGGCGAAGTGATGGAAGCCATCAACGCCTTCGGCGCCAACCGCTGGCAGCAGCTGTTCGGCGTGCAATTGCCCCTGGCCCTGCCGAGCATCATGGCCGGGATCAACCAGACCACCATGATGGCCCTGTCGATGGTGGTCATCGCCTCGATGATCGGCGCCCGTGGCCTGGGCGAAGACGTACTGGTGGGCATCCAGACCCTCAACGTCGGACGTGGCCTGGAGGCCGGGCTGGCCATCGTGATTCTCGCCGTGGTCATCGACCGCATTACCCAGGCCTATGGTCGTCCTCGGCATGAGGTGAGCAAATGA
- the hutH gene encoding histidine ammonia-lyase, protein MTALNLIPGQLSLAQLREIYQQPVTLSLDASASAQIEASVACVEQILAENRTAYGINTGFGLLASTRIASEDLENLQRSLVLSHAAGVGEPISDALVRLVMVLKVNSLSRGFSGIRRQVIDALIALINAEVYPHIPLKGSVGASGDLAPLAHMSLVLLGEGKARYKGEWLPAVDALKVAGLAPLTLAAKEGLALLNGTQVSTAFALRGLFEGEDLFAAALSLGSLTVEAVLGSRSPFDARIHAARGQKGQIDAAAAYRDLLGERSEVSDSHQNCDKVQDPYSLRCQPQVMGACLTQFRQAAEVLVIEANAVSDNPLVFAAEGDVISGGNFHAEPVAMAADNMALAIAEIGSLSERRISLMMDKHMSQLPPFLVANGGVNSGFMIAQVTAAALASENKALSHPHSVDSLPTSANQEDHVSMAPAAGKRLWEMAENTRGILAVEWLAACQGLDLRGGLKTSAKLEQARALLRADVPFYEKDRFFAPDINAASELLASRCLNELITAKLLPSL, encoded by the coding sequence ATGACAGCTTTGAACTTGATCCCCGGCCAACTGAGCCTGGCTCAATTACGTGAGATCTATCAGCAACCGGTGACCTTGAGTCTCGACGCCAGTGCCTCGGCGCAGATCGAGGCCAGTGTGGCCTGCGTGGAGCAGATCCTCGCCGAGAACCGCACCGCCTACGGCATCAACACCGGTTTCGGCTTGCTGGCCTCGACCCGCATCGCCAGTGAAGACCTGGAAAACCTGCAGCGTTCCCTGGTGCTGTCCCATGCCGCGGGCGTGGGTGAGCCGATCAGCGATGCACTGGTCCGACTGGTCATGGTGCTCAAGGTCAACAGCCTGAGCCGGGGTTTTTCCGGCATCCGTCGGCAGGTGATCGATGCGCTGATTGCGCTGATCAATGCCGAGGTCTATCCGCATATTCCGCTTAAAGGTTCGGTCGGTGCTTCCGGCGACTTGGCCCCGCTGGCCCACATGTCCCTGGTGCTGCTGGGCGAAGGCAAGGCGCGCTATAAAGGCGAATGGCTGCCTGCCGTCGATGCCCTGAAAGTGGCCGGCCTTGCGCCGCTGACCCTGGCGGCGAAAGAAGGCTTGGCGCTGCTCAACGGCACCCAGGTGTCCACCGCGTTTGCCCTTCGTGGCCTGTTCGAAGGTGAAGACCTGTTCGCCGCCGCCCTGTCCCTGGGCAGCCTGACGGTGGAAGCGGTGCTCGGTTCGCGCTCGCCGTTCGACGCGCGCATCCATGCCGCTCGCGGCCAGAAAGGCCAGATTGATGCCGCCGCTGCTTACCGCGATCTGCTGGGCGAGCGCAGCGAAGTGTCTGATTCGCACCAGAACTGCGACAAGGTCCAGGACCCGTATTCCCTGCGCTGCCAACCGCAAGTCATGGGCGCCTGCCTGACCCAGTTCCGCCAGGCCGCCGAGGTGCTGGTGATCGAAGCCAACGCCGTGTCGGACAACCCGTTGGTGTTCGCCGCCGAGGGCGACGTGATTTCCGGCGGCAACTTCCACGCCGAACCGGTGGCCATGGCCGCCGACAACATGGCCTTGGCGATTGCCGAAATCGGCTCCCTGAGCGAGCGGCGGATTTCGTTGATGATGGACAAGCACATGTCGCAACTGCCGCCGTTCCTGGTGGCCAATGGAGGAGTGAATTCCGGCTTCATGATTGCCCAGGTCACCGCTGCCGCCCTGGCCAGCGAAAACAAGGCACTGTCCCATCCGCATTCGGTGGACAGCCTGCCGACCTCGGCCAACCAGGAAGACCACGTCTCCATGGCCCCGGCCGCTGGCAAGCGTTTGTGGGAAATGGCCGAGAACACCCGTGGGATCCTGGCGGTGGAATGGCTGGCGGCGTGTCAGGGGTTGGACCTGCGGGGCGGTTTGAAGACCTCCGCGAAACTGGAACAGGCGCGAGCCCTTTTGCGTGCAGACGTACCGTTTTATGAGAAGGACCGGTTCTTTGCGCCGGACATCAATGCGGCCAGTGAGTTGTTGGCCAGCCGTTGCCTGAATGAACTGATCACGGCGAAGTTGTTGCCGAGCCTGTAA
- the hutH gene encoding histidine ammonia-lyase, whose translation MSQAKKIVIADTPLRWQDVVAVARFGAVLELSAQAWARIDNAQAIVQRIVESGERAYGVNTGLGALCNVSLKDEQLSQLSRNTLLSHACGVGAPLTDEQTRAILCAAILNYSQGKSGIHRRVVEALLALLNQGITPQVPSQGSVGYLTHMAHISIALLGVGQVSYRGQIMPAQQALAAEGLQPVQLGAKDGLCLVNGTPCMTGLSCLALADATRLVQWADVIGAMSFEAQRGQIAAFDAEIIALKPHPGMQQVGINLRAVLDGSEVIASSLGIRTQDALSIRSIPQVHGAARDQLAHARQQIETELNAATDNPLLLGTPESFRVMSQANPHGQSVAMAADLLAIAMAEIGSIAERRLDRLINPHVSGLPAFLVANPGVNSGMMIVQYVAASLCAENRQLAQPAVLDNFVTSGLQEDHLSMGTNAALKLHRALENCTQILAIEYLLAAQAFEFLKAQRFGAGTDVAWKLLRERVPAYDQDRWLAPDIASAAALLKDPFVLHDALPNLN comes from the coding sequence ATGTCCCAGGCTAAAAAAATCGTAATCGCCGACACCCCCCTGCGTTGGCAGGACGTGGTCGCCGTCGCTCGTTTCGGCGCTGTGCTTGAGCTATCGGCCCAAGCCTGGGCGCGGATCGACAATGCCCAGGCCATCGTCCAGCGTATCGTCGAAAGCGGTGAGCGCGCCTATGGCGTCAACACCGGCCTGGGGGCCTTGTGCAATGTCTCGCTCAAGGACGAACAACTCAGCCAACTGTCACGCAACACCCTGCTCAGCCATGCCTGTGGCGTCGGCGCGCCGCTGACCGATGAACAGACCCGGGCGATTCTCTGCGCCGCCATCCTCAACTACAGCCAGGGCAAATCCGGCATCCATCGTCGGGTGGTCGAGGCGTTGCTCGCGCTGCTCAACCAGGGCATCACACCGCAAGTGCCGTCCCAGGGTTCGGTGGGTTACCTGACCCACATGGCCCACATCAGTATCGCGCTGCTGGGCGTCGGCCAGGTCAGCTATCGCGGGCAAATCATGCCGGCGCAACAGGCCCTGGCTGCCGAAGGCTTGCAACCGGTGCAGTTGGGCGCCAAGGACGGTTTGTGCCTGGTCAACGGCACCCCATGCATGACCGGCCTCAGCTGCCTGGCCCTGGCCGATGCGACGCGCCTGGTGCAATGGGCCGACGTAATAGGCGCCATGAGCTTCGAGGCCCAGCGCGGGCAGATTGCCGCGTTCGATGCCGAGATCATCGCCCTCAAGCCGCACCCAGGCATGCAACAGGTCGGGATCAACTTGCGGGCCGTGCTCGACGGTAGCGAAGTCATCGCCTCGAGCCTGGGCATTCGTACCCAGGATGCCTTGAGCATCCGCTCGATCCCCCAGGTGCACGGTGCTGCTCGCGATCAGTTGGCGCACGCACGGCAACAGATCGAAACCGAGCTCAACGCCGCCACCGATAACCCGCTGTTGCTCGGCACGCCTGAAAGTTTCCGGGTGATGTCCCAGGCCAATCCCCACGGCCAGTCAGTGGCGATGGCGGCGGACCTGCTGGCGATTGCCATGGCCGAGATTGGCTCCATCGCCGAACGCCGCCTCGACCGCCTGATCAACCCCCACGTCAGCGGCCTGCCGGCGTTCCTGGTGGCCAATCCCGGCGTGAACTCGGGAATGATGATCGTGCAATACGTGGCGGCGTCGCTGTGTGCGGAAAATCGCCAACTGGCGCAACCGGCGGTGCTCGACAACTTCGTCACCTCGGGCCTGCAAGAAGATCATTTGAGCATGGGCACCAATGCTGCCTTGAAGCTGCACAGGGCGCTGGAAAACTGCACGCAGATCCTGGCCATCGAATACCTGCTGGCGGCCCAGGCTTTTGAATTTCTCAAGGCGCAGCGCTTCGGCGCCGGCACCGATGTCGCCTGGAAACTGCTGCGCGAGCGCGTTCCGGCCTATGACCAGGACCGCTGGTTGGCGCCGGATATCGCCAGCGCCGCCGCGCTGCTCAAAGATCCCTTTGTGCTGCACGATGCTTTACCAAATTTGAATTGA
- a CDS encoding alpha/beta hydrolase yields MTYPISQAMSAFIDKTLSFNSPDESLTGLRQAYSQMCRAFTPPCPEALQVEDFELAGVVVRAYHPRIEPPCEGWPCVLYLHGGGWVVGDLDSHDFICMELASTLDALVVAVDYRLAPEYPFPAGFDDCLAVWLHLASAPFVIDPHRRLVVGDSAGGNLAAALCLALRDAGQPLPQAQVLIYPALGGPVDLPSRHECADAPLLSSRDLDDYHRLYLGGAPASPYAMPLLADDLNGLPPALVIVAQWDPLRDDGVLYSERLNAAGVDAVLYIGGGLVHGCLRGRGQVPEVDQMYRALLAYLTDTL; encoded by the coding sequence ATGACCTACCCAATCTCCCAGGCAATGTCAGCCTTCATCGACAAAACCCTGAGCTTCAACAGCCCAGACGAGAGCCTCACCGGCTTGCGCCAGGCCTACAGCCAAATGTGCCGGGCGTTCACCCCACCGTGCCCGGAGGCGTTGCAGGTCGAGGATTTCGAGCTGGCCGGCGTGGTCGTGCGGGCTTATCACCCTCGGATCGAGCCACCCTGCGAAGGCTGGCCGTGCGTGCTCTACCTGCACGGAGGCGGTTGGGTGGTGGGGGACCTGGACTCCCATGACTTCATCTGCATGGAGCTGGCTTCCACCCTCGACGCGCTGGTGGTGGCGGTGGATTATCGGCTGGCCCCGGAGTATCCGTTTCCGGCGGGCTTCGACGATTGCTTGGCGGTGTGGCTCCATCTGGCGTCCGCCCCTTTTGTTATCGACCCTCACCGCCGGTTGGTGGTCGGCGACAGCGCCGGGGGTAACCTCGCCGCTGCGTTATGCCTGGCTTTGCGCGATGCCGGGCAGCCGTTGCCCCAGGCCCAGGTGCTGATTTATCCCGCCCTCGGTGGTCCTGTGGATTTGCCCTCGCGACACGAATGTGCCGACGCGCCACTGCTGAGCAGCCGCGACCTGGACGACTATCACCGGCTTTACCTGGGCGGCGCTCCTGCGTCGCCCTACGCCATGCCGCTGCTCGCCGATGACCTGAACGGCTTGCCGCCAGCGCTGGTCATCGTGGCGCAATGGGACCCGCTGCGCGACGACGGTGTCCTCTACAGCGAGCGGTTGAACGCCGCAGGCGTGGACGCTGTGCTGTATATAGGCGGAGGATTGGTTCACGGCTGTTTGCGGGGCCGGGGCCAGGTGCCAGAGGTCGATCAGATGTATCGCGCACTGTTGGCATACCTCACTGACACGCTTTGA
- a CDS encoding choline ABC transporter substrate-binding protein, giving the protein MKRLFKRCLSTLCGTVILSTGAMAAEPASCQTVRMGVVNWTDVIATSGMADVLLTGLGYDSKQTSAVQQIIFAGIRDKRLDIFLGYWKPAMDKNIAPFLAANQVKVLDKPSLADAQATLAVPDYVAAAGLKTFADIARFRDQLGGKIYGIEPGSGANTTIKTMIETNHFGLKDFKLIESGEAGMLAAVQRAVNRKEFVVFVGWTPHPMNINMNIAYLTGSEDVYGPNEGAATVSTVTAPDYAQRCPNVNRLLENLTFTAAQESQLMVPIMERKTPQEVARQWLRDHPEDLQRWLAGVTSFDGKDGVAAVQASLKN; this is encoded by the coding sequence ATGAAAAGACTGTTCAAACGCTGTCTGTCGACCCTCTGCGGTACCGTCATTTTGAGCACCGGGGCGATGGCGGCCGAGCCGGCATCCTGCCAGACCGTGCGCATGGGCGTGGTCAACTGGACCGACGTGATCGCCACCAGCGGCATGGCCGATGTATTGCTCACGGGCCTGGGCTACGACAGCAAACAGACCAGCGCCGTGCAGCAGATCATCTTCGCCGGCATCCGCGACAAGCGCCTCGACATTTTCCTGGGCTACTGGAAACCGGCGATGGACAAGAACATCGCCCCATTCCTGGCCGCCAACCAAGTGAAGGTGCTGGACAAGCCGAGCCTGGCCGACGCCCAGGCCACCCTGGCGGTACCCGACTACGTGGCGGCGGCAGGGCTCAAGACCTTTGCCGACATCGCCCGGTTCAGGGACCAACTGGGCGGCAAGATTTATGGCATCGAGCCGGGCAGTGGAGCCAACACCACCATCAAGACCATGATCGAAACCAATCACTTCGGCCTCAAGGACTTCAAGCTGATCGAATCCGGTGAGGCGGGCATGCTGGCTGCGGTGCAGCGAGCGGTCAATCGCAAGGAGTTCGTGGTGTTCGTTGGCTGGACTCCGCACCCGATGAACATCAACATGAACATCGCCTACCTGACCGGCAGCGAAGACGTCTACGGCCCGAACGAAGGCGCCGCGACCGTTTCCACGGTGACCGCGCCGGACTACGCCCAGCGGTGCCCGAACGTGAATCGGCTGTTGGAAAACCTGACCTTCACCGCCGCCCAGGAAAGCCAGTTGATGGTGCCGATCATGGAGCGCAAGACACCCCAGGAGGTCGCCCGGCAATGGCTGCGTGATCATCCCGAGGATCTTCAGCGTTGGCTGGCCGGCGTGACCAGTTTTGATGGCAAGGATGGCGTGGCGGCGGTGCAGGCCAGTCTCAAGAACTGA
- a CDS encoding quaternary amine ABC transporter ATP-binding protein gives MNNAAISKIEVKNVFKIFGNRSKEALALIHQNKTKDQVLAETGCVVGVNDLSLSIGTGEIFVIMGLSGSGKSTLVRHFNRLIDPTSGAILVDGEDILQLDMDALREFRRHKISMVFQSFGLLPHKSVLDNVAYGLKVRGESKEVCAERALHWINTVGLKGYENKYPHQLSGGMRQRVGLARALAADTDIILMDEAFSALDPLIRAEMQDQLLELQKTLHKTIVFITHDLDEAVRIGNRIAILKDGKLIQVGTPREILHSPADEYVDRFVQRRAAVV, from the coding sequence ATGAACAACGCAGCCATCAGCAAGATCGAAGTCAAGAACGTCTTCAAGATTTTCGGCAATCGCTCCAAGGAAGCCCTTGCGCTGATCCACCAGAACAAGACCAAGGACCAGGTGCTGGCTGAAACCGGTTGTGTGGTTGGTGTGAACGATCTGTCGTTGAGCATCGGCACTGGCGAGATCTTCGTGATCATGGGCCTGTCCGGTTCCGGCAAATCCACTCTGGTGCGCCACTTCAACCGGCTGATCGACCCCACCAGCGGCGCGATCCTGGTGGACGGCGAAGACATCCTGCAACTGGACATGGACGCCCTGCGCGAATTTCGCCGGCACAAGATCAGCATGGTGTTCCAGAGCTTCGGCCTGCTGCCCCACAAGAGCGTGCTGGACAACGTCGCCTATGGCTTGAAAGTGCGCGGCGAGAGCAAAGAAGTGTGCGCCGAGCGGGCGCTGCACTGGATCAATACCGTGGGCCTGAAGGGCTACGAGAACAAATACCCGCACCAGCTCTCCGGCGGCATGCGCCAGCGCGTGGGCCTGGCCCGGGCCTTGGCGGCGGACACCGACATCATCCTGATGGACGAAGCCTTCAGCGCCCTCGACCCACTGATCCGCGCGGAAATGCAGGACCAGTTGCTGGAGCTGCAAAAGACCCTGCACAAGACCATCGTCTTCATCACCCACGACCTCGACGAGGCCGTGCGCATTGGCAACCGCATCGCGATCCTCAAGGATGGCAAGCTGATCCAGGTCGGCACGCCCCGGGAGATCCTGCACTCGCCGGCGGATGAGTATGTCGATCGGTTTGTGCAGCGGCGAGCGGCGGTGGTGTGA
- the hutG gene encoding N-formylglutamate deformylase: MEKVLNFKQGRVPLLISMPHAGLRLTPAVQAGLIPEAQSLPDTDWHIPRLYEFAAELGASTLAAEYSRFVIDLNRPSDDKPMYVGATTGLYPATLFDGVPLFRQGLEPSAEERATYLQQVWMPYHQTLQQELARLKAEFGYALLFDAHSIRSVIPHLFDGKLPDFNLGTFNGASCDPTLASQLEAICARHDEFTHVLNGRFKGGHITRHYGNPAEDIHAVQLELCQSTYMEEFEPFNYRADLAEPTQVVLKQLLEGLLAWGRKTYKK, translated from the coding sequence GTGGAGAAGGTTCTGAATTTCAAGCAAGGGCGCGTGCCGCTGTTGATCAGCATGCCCCACGCCGGCCTGCGCCTGACCCCGGCGGTGCAGGCCGGGCTGATCCCCGAGGCGCAAAGCCTGCCAGACACCGATTGGCACATTCCCAGGCTCTACGAGTTCGCCGCTGAACTGGGCGCCAGCACCCTGGCCGCTGAGTATTCACGGTTTGTCATCGACCTGAACCGTCCCTCTGACGACAAGCCGATGTACGTCGGCGCCACCACCGGTTTGTACCCGGCGACGCTGTTCGATGGCGTGCCGTTGTTTCGCCAAGGGTTGGAGCCGTCGGCTGAGGAGCGGGCGACTTACCTGCAACAGGTCTGGATGCCGTATCACCAAACGCTGCAACAGGAACTGGCGCGGCTCAAGGCCGAGTTCGGCTATGCCTTGCTGTTCGATGCCCACTCGATTCGCTCGGTGATCCCGCACCTGTTCGACGGCAAGCTGCCGGACTTCAACCTCGGCACCTTCAACGGCGCCAGTTGCGACCCGACGCTGGCCAGCCAGCTCGAAGCCATCTGCGCCCGCCATGATGAATTCACCCATGTGCTCAACGGGCGGTTCAAGGGCGGACACATCACCCGGCACTATGGCAACCCGGCCGAAGACATCCACGCGGTGCAGCTGGAGCTGTGCCAGAGCACCTACATGGAAGAGTTCGAACCGTTCAACTACCGCGCCGACCTGGCGGAGCCGACCCAGGTGGTGCTCAAGCAATTGCTGGAAGGCTTGTTGGCGTGGGGGCGGAAGACCTACAAAAAATAA
- the hutI gene encoding imidazolonepropionase, producing MKTLWQNCHAATMAQGVYSIIEDAAIVTQGEHIQWIGPRAQLPAGDYPAVNDLKGAWVTPGLIDCHTHTVFGGNRSGEFEQRLQGVSYAEIAAAGGGIASTVRATRAASEDELFASAAKRLKSLMHDGVTTVEIKSGYGLDLVSERKILRVIRRLGAELPVSVRSTCLAAHALPPEYKDRADDYIEHICAEMLPALAAEGLVDAVDAFCEYLAFSPAQVERVFICAQQLGLPVKLHAEQLSSLHGSSLAARYQALSADHLEFMTEDDAKAMAESGTVAVLLPGAFYFLRETQLPPMDALRKHGVKIAVASDLNPGTSPALSLRLMLNMACTCFRMTPEEALAGTTIHAAQALGMAQTHGSLEVGKVADFVAWHIDRPADLAYWLGGDLEKRVVRHGVEID from the coding sequence ATGAAAACCCTCTGGCAAAACTGCCACGCCGCCACCATGGCCCAGGGCGTCTACTCGATCATCGAAGACGCCGCCATCGTCACCCAGGGCGAGCACATTCAATGGATCGGCCCGCGTGCCCAACTGCCGGCCGGTGACTACCCGGCGGTCAACGACCTCAAGGGCGCCTGGGTCACCCCGGGGCTGATCGACTGCCACACCCACACGGTGTTCGGCGGCAACCGCAGCGGTGAATTCGAGCAGCGCCTGCAAGGCGTCAGCTACGCCGAGATCGCCGCGGCCGGCGGCGGCATCGCCAGCACCGTGCGCGCCACCCGGGCCGCCAGCGAAGACGAGCTGTTCGCCAGCGCCGCCAAGCGCCTGAAAAGCCTGATGCACGACGGTGTGACCACAGTAGAAATCAAGTCCGGCTATGGCCTCGACCTGGTGAGCGAGCGCAAGATCCTGCGGGTTATCCGCCGTCTCGGCGCCGAGTTGCCGGTCAGCGTGCGCAGCACCTGCCTGGCGGCCCACGCCTTGCCACCGGAATACAAAGATCGCGCCGATGACTACATCGAACATATCTGCGCCGAGATGCTGCCGGCCCTGGCGGCCGAAGGGCTGGTGGACGCGGTAGATGCCTTTTGCGAATACCTGGCGTTTTCCCCGGCGCAGGTCGAGCGGGTGTTTATCTGCGCGCAACAACTGGGGCTGCCGGTGAAGCTGCATGCCGAGCAATTGTCGTCGCTGCACGGCTCAAGCCTGGCAGCCCGTTATCAGGCGTTGTCGGCCGATCACCTGGAATTCATGACCGAGGACGACGCCAAGGCCATGGCTGAATCCGGCACCGTGGCCGTGTTGCTGCCGGGGGCCTTTTATTTCCTGCGGGAAACCCAGCTGCCGCCCATGGACGCCCTGCGCAAGCACGGCGTGAAGATCGCCGTGGCCAGCGACCTCAACCCCGGGACTTCGCCGGCGTTGTCGTTGCGCCTGATGTTGAACATGGCCTGCACCTGTTTCCGGATGACGCCCGAAGAAGCCTTGGCCGGGACGACGATTCATGCGGCCCAGGCCTTGGGCATGGCGCAAACCCACGGTTCGCTGGAGGTCGGCAAGGTGGCGGATTTTGTTGCCTGGCACATCGACCGCCCGGCCGACCTGGCGTACTGGCTCGGTGGCGATCTGGAAAAACGCGTCGTGCGTCACGGCGTTGAAATCGATTGA